Proteins encoded by one window of Candidatus Omnitrophota bacterium:
- a CDS encoding SurA N-terminal domain-containing protein, producing MKKYLVILCVSFLFFGCTAKPKDKIILAKINDYEITREEFYAALKDSMYGMADTPESRQEFLDNLINQKLILQEAQKKGLDKETNFLKTIERFWEQSLLKIALDKKTKEISSNMRIGDKDIQEAYQKMSQAGEADKTYDQMYNQLKWELTKAKESEEINKWITELHNKAQVKVDYDLLK from the coding sequence ATGAAAAAATACCTGGTTATATTATGCGTTTCGTTTTTATTTTTTGGCTGCACGGCCAAGCCTAAGGATAAAATAATACTGGCTAAGATTAACGATTATGAAATTACCCGGGAGGAATTCTATGCGGCCCTTAAGGATTCCATGTATGGCATGGCCGATACCCCGGAATCAAGGCAGGAATTCCTGGATAACCTGATTAATCAGAAACTCATCCTGCAGGAGGCCCAGAAGAAGGGTCTGGATAAGGAAACAAACTTCTTAAAGACGATTGAAAGGTTCTGGGAGCAGTCATTGTTAAAAATAGCGCTGGATAAGAAGACTAAAGAGATTTCTTCCAATATGCGTATCGGCGATAAAGATATCCAGGAAGCATACCAAAAGATGTCCCAGGCCGGTGAGGCCGATAAAACTTACGATCAGATGTACAACCAGCTTAAATGGGAGCTCACCAAAGCTAAGGAGTCCGAAGAGATAAATAAATGGATAACGGAATTGCACAATAAGGCGCAGGTAAAAGTAGATTATGATTTATTAAAATAA
- a CDS encoding ATP-binding protein, whose product MYITRLVEKTLRQAVKSFPAVFIGGPRRSGKTTLARKRLKGYNYVLLDEIDVRSLAIEDPRGFLEKYPPPVIIDEIQSAPGLLSHIKARIEHNKKPGQWVLTGSQQWALMKGISETLAGRIAILHLFPFSLEELQKNPRLNLSEAGGFLNALSHAKEFPEKIIPLGKWILGGGYPEVALNKKISRRLWFSSYLQTYVDRDVRSYIKQSNLHDFERFVKLLAARTACELNCSTLSRDIGVSVPTIKSWLTLLEASGLIFFLQPYYKNFGKRIVKSSKCYFMDTGLVSYLVGLQGEMHALQGPMAGALFETACVSQFYKRFSAFADSCSLYYYRSTDGLEVDLLVETGKATYPIEIKLSSTVDYGRIRPLIKWLEVARNEYARGLVISTSKELGAIGKGVVNCHYSLI is encoded by the coding sequence ATGTATATCACCCGCTTGGTTGAAAAGACATTAAGGCAAGCCGTTAAGTCTTTTCCCGCTGTTTTTATCGGCGGGCCGAGAAGGTCCGGCAAGACGACTTTAGCGCGCAAACGCCTCAAGGGTTATAATTATGTCCTGCTTGATGAGATAGATGTGCGTTCGCTGGCTATCGAGGACCCTCGGGGGTTTTTGGAGAAATATCCGCCTCCGGTTATTATTGATGAAATACAAAGCGCCCCCGGGCTCCTATCACATATTAAAGCGCGCATTGAGCATAATAAGAAACCGGGCCAGTGGGTTCTGACCGGCTCCCAACAGTGGGCCCTGATGAAAGGTATCAGTGAAACCTTGGCAGGTCGTATTGCGATCCTGCACTTATTTCCTTTTTCTCTGGAAGAACTACAGAAAAACCCGCGGCTAAATTTAAGCGAGGCGGGTGGTTTTCTCAATGCCCTTTCGCATGCCAAGGAGTTTCCGGAGAAGATTATTCCGCTTGGGAAATGGATTTTAGGGGGAGGGTATCCTGAGGTTGCGCTTAACAAAAAAATATCCCGCAGGCTATGGTTTTCCAGTTATCTGCAGACCTATGTGGACCGCGATGTCCGCAGCTACATTAAACAATCAAACCTTCATGATTTTGAAAGATTTGTCAAGCTTCTGGCGGCGCGCACGGCTTGCGAGCTCAATTGCTCGACGCTTTCGCGGGATATAGGAGTTTCTGTCCCTACGATAAAATCATGGCTTACCCTTTTGGAGGCAAGCGGGCTTATTTTTTTTCTCCAACCATACTATAAAAATTTTGGCAAAAGAATTGTTAAGTCGTCCAAGTGTTATTTTATGGATACGGGGCTTGTTTCATACCTGGTAGGCCTTCAGGGCGAAATGCATGCCCTTCAAGGGCCGATGGCAGGCGCCCTTTTTGAGACGGCGTGCGTGTCCCAGTTTTATAAGCGTTTTTCCGCTTTTGCCGATTCTTGTTCGCTTTATTATTACCGCAGTACTGATGGTTTGGAAGTAGACCTTTTAGTCGAAACCGGCAAGGCAACTTATCCTATTGAAATCAAATTATCCTCGACCGTTGACTATGGGCGTATAAGGCCATTGATAAAGTGGTTAGAGGTCGCGCGTAACGAATATGCCCGCGGATTGGTTATTTCTACCTCTAAAGAACTAGGTGCGATAGGCAAAGGTGTGGTGAACTGCCACTATTCCCTGATCTGA
- a CDS encoding flippase, with translation MLSLIKTIYRMASREERKTVLSNAFSLSTLQGINYILPIIILPYLVRVIGPAKFGLIAFAQAFTQYFLILVDYGFSVSATREISLYRKEKNRVSAVFSSVMTVKITLAIISFFILFLILNFIPKFKEDWMVYLLSFGAIIGNVLFPAWFFMGIEKMKYIAVLNIIAGTIYASGIFIFVKGPADYLYIPFINSLAFLVSGALGLYIVFTEFKVALVFQGWGKIRQEVKKGWHVFSSIIAINAYTVTRVFAVGLLTNNTLTGYYSIAERIANVIQTFPMDSFSQAIYPRLNKIFQKNKKKAADFMYKIQGVAARGFIISLPIIFLLAPWLIKAVCGIEYKEAVLALRLLLVSVFFVGANAFKVQFLLVCGRQDIYSKLHVIAALAGVPMIFALIYFFSYLGAAWATVILEAGIFIATVKILKNYCLPEHSL, from the coding sequence ATGCTGTCGTTAATAAAAACGATTTACCGCATGGCCTCCAGAGAAGAGCGTAAGACAGTCTTAAGCAACGCCTTCTCCCTCTCTACGCTGCAGGGCATAAACTATATCCTGCCGATAATTATCCTGCCCTACCTGGTGCGGGTAATCGGCCCGGCAAAATTCGGCCTGATTGCCTTTGCGCAGGCGTTTACGCAATATTTCCTTATCCTGGTGGACTATGGCTTCAGCGTCTCCGCAACCCGGGAAATCTCATTATACAGAAAAGAAAAAAACAGGGTCTCCGCCGTTTTCTCCTCAGTAATGACGGTAAAAATTACCTTAGCCATCATAAGCTTTTTCATCCTCTTTTTAATCCTGAATTTCATCCCTAAATTTAAAGAAGACTGGATGGTTTATCTGCTGAGCTTCGGGGCTATTATAGGCAATGTCCTCTTTCCGGCCTGGTTCTTTATGGGGATAGAAAAAATGAAATATATAGCCGTATTGAATATAATCGCTGGAACGATATACGCCTCGGGTATCTTTATATTCGTGAAGGGCCCGGCGGATTACCTGTATATCCCTTTTATAAATTCCCTGGCCTTTCTGGTCAGCGGGGCCCTTGGGCTATATATTGTATTTACAGAATTCAAAGTCGCCCTTGTTTTTCAGGGCTGGGGGAAAATCCGGCAGGAAGTAAAAAAGGGCTGGCATGTCTTCTCTTCCATCATCGCCATAAATGCCTATACGGTTACCCGTGTTTTTGCCGTAGGCCTTTTGACCAATAATACCCTTACGGGATACTATTCTATCGCCGAGCGGATAGCTAATGTCATTCAGACCTTTCCTATGGATTCTTTTTCGCAGGCGATATATCCGAGGTTAAACAAAATCTTTCAGAAAAATAAGAAAAAGGCCGCGGATTTTATGTATAAAATTCAGGGCGTCGCTGCCAGGGGCTTCATCATATCCCTGCCGATTATCTTCCTGCTTGCGCCCTGGCTGATAAAAGCCGTCTGCGGCATAGAATACAAAGAAGCTGTCCTGGCCTTACGATTACTGTTAGTGTCAGTATTCTTTGTGGGCGCCAATGCCTTTAAGGTGCAGTTCTTGTTGGTCTGCGGCAGGCAGGATATTTATTCTAAACTCCATGTCATCGCAGCGCTGGCAGGGGTGCCGATGATATTCGCCTTGATATATTTCTTCTCTTATCTGGGGGCTGCCTGGGCAACGGTAATACTTGAGGCGGGGATTTTTATTGCGACGGTTAAAATTTTAAAAAATTACTGCCTTCCTGAGCATTCCCTGTAA
- the tilS gene encoding tRNA lysidine(34) synthetase TilS: MFLEKVKDTIKRYNLIAKGDRVLVGVSGGPDSLALLYLLNDLKRALDLKLHIAHLDHCLREDSRGDRIFVEGLARKLKLPVTTAGINVRQLAKRGGSLEEIARNARLGFLFKAAKDTKSAKIALGHNLDDQAETVLMRILRGAGLYGLSGISPKRKIRGYEIIRPLIETRRSEIEAYLKKKKIKPRIDKSNLEDIYFRNKIRNRLLPLLEKEYNRNIREVLSNMAQSLGCDYDYLLRCAERRIKGSRSGLNLRRLKKLHPALQRLMLRMSIAKVKGDTRRITFQHIKEIEDLIYNRPVHSIVDLPKGVSVVKSKSYLSFFRKAKSSINT, translated from the coding sequence ATGTTTTTAGAGAAAGTAAAAGATACTATTAAAAGATACAACCTTATAGCTAAGGGAGATAGGGTCTTAGTGGGCGTATCCGGCGGCCCGGATTCTCTGGCTTTGCTTTATCTGCTTAATGATTTAAAAAGAGCCCTGGATCTGAAACTGCATATAGCGCATTTAGACCACTGCCTCAGAGAAGATTCTCGCGGAGACAGGATTTTTGTGGAGGGCCTGGCGCGGAAACTGAAATTGCCCGTTACTACCGCAGGAATTAATGTCAGGCAGCTGGCCAAACGGGGCGGGTCGCTGGAGGAGATAGCCAGAAATGCGCGCTTGGGTTTTTTGTTTAAAGCAGCCAAAGATACAAAATCCGCAAAGATCGCCCTGGGCCACAATCTTGATGACCAGGCGGAAACCGTGCTCATGCGTATCTTAAGAGGCGCGGGGTTATACGGATTATCCGGGATTTCTCCGAAGAGAAAGATTCGCGGTTATGAAATTATCCGGCCTTTGATAGAAACAAGGCGCAGCGAAATAGAGGCATACCTGAAGAAAAAAAAGATTAAGCCGCGCATTGATAAATCTAACTTGGAAGATATTTATTTCAGGAATAAGATCCGTAACCGGCTCTTGCCGTTACTGGAAAAAGAATACAATAGAAATATCCGGGAGGTGTTGAGTAATATGGCCCAGAGCTTAGGCTGCGATTACGATTATCTGCTGCGCTGTGCCGAACGCAGGATTAAGGGCTCACGTTCCGGGCTCAACCTTAGAAGGTTGAAGAAGCTACACCCTGCGCTGCAGAGATTAATGCTGCGTATGAGTATCGCTAAAGTAAAAGGCGATACGCGCAGGATTACCTTCCAGCATATAAAAGAAATCGAGGATTTGATTTACAACCGCCCGGTTCATTCTATAGTCGACCTGCCTAAGGGGGTATCTGTAGTAAAAAGCAAGAGTTATCTCTCCTTTTTCCGCAAGGCGAAATCTTCAATAAATACTTGA
- a CDS encoding cyclic nucleotide-binding domain-containing protein, whose amino-acid sequence METLEPILKQHPFFKGLPAKYIDFIVGCTIHQVFKAGEVILKEGDSADKFYLIRSGKVAIYIAQPQEITIQTIGEGDILGWSWLISPYRYRFSARAVENTRVLALDGKCLREKCEKNSDLGYELLKRLMNIFTERLEATRIQLLDLYNINR is encoded by the coding sequence ATGGAAACCTTGGAACCCATTTTAAAGCAGCATCCTTTTTTTAAGGGCCTGCCGGCAAAATATATTGATTTTATCGTCGGATGCACGATACACCAAGTTTTTAAGGCGGGAGAAGTTATTTTGAAGGAAGGGGACTCTGCGGATAAATTTTATCTCATCCGTAGCGGGAAGGTAGCTATTTATATAGCCCAGCCTCAGGAGATTACCATACAGACTATAGGCGAAGGCGATATTTTAGGCTGGTCGTGGCTTATTTCGCCATACCGTTATCGTTTTAGCGCCAGGGCCGTAGAAAACACGCGGGTGTTGGCCTTAGACGGCAAATGCCTTAGGGAAAAATGCGAAAAGAATTCTGATTTAGGGTATGAACTGCTCAAGAGGTTGATGAATATTTTTACCGAACGCCTGGAAGCAACAAGGATACAGCTTTTGGACCTTTATAATATAAACCGTTAA
- a CDS encoding YDG domain-containing protein produces VADTTGEITQKSLTVTAVTDTKAYDDTTSSTGVPTITSGSLASGDTATWTQTFDNKNVGTGKTLTPAGTVNDGNGGLNYNVTFVNNTTGVITPAAASKLVFIQQPTDTTAGSNITPAIKVEIRDAYDNLLTADSTSTITISLQNNPGSGGLSGTLTQTTSNGVATFSGLSINKAGSGYALKAASGTLNPAISASFNIAANPSDSQLSNAEVIRALIEVGLYQFTPFTPGGGAGYLYHPITPTDASAFEQFMLQASDYSFFDGVLNYTGNQELTPFFQELDKKGQH; encoded by the coding sequence GTTGCTGACACTACCGGAGAAATCACCCAGAAATCCTTAACCGTTACCGCCGTTACGGACACTAAGGCTTATGATGACACCACAAGTTCTACCGGTGTTCCTACGATTACTTCCGGCAGCCTGGCATCTGGCGATACTGCTACTTGGACCCAGACCTTTGATAACAAGAATGTCGGTACCGGCAAGACGCTGACACCGGCCGGAACAGTAAACGATGGCAACGGCGGGCTTAACTATAATGTAACTTTTGTGAATAACACTACTGGTGTTATTACTCCAGCAGCCGCTAGCAAACTCGTCTTTATTCAGCAGCCCACTGATACCACTGCCGGTTCAAACATTACACCTGCAATAAAAGTAGAGATAAGAGATGCTTACGACAACTTACTTACTGCTGACAGCACCTCTACAATCACCATAAGTTTACAAAATAACCCCGGTAGCGGCGGGCTCTCGGGGACGCTTACGCAGACTACTTCAAACGGCGTAGCTACCTTTAGCGGCCTTTCCATAAATAAAGCAGGGTCAGGATATGCCTTAAAAGCTGCCTCCGGTACTCTGAATCCTGCTATTTCAGCGTCGTTTAATATTGCCGCTAATCCCTCGGATTCCCAATTATCCAACGCCGAAGTTATCAGGGCATTAATAGAAGTAGGCCTTTATCAATTCACGCCTTTTACCCCGGGCGGCGGCGCGGGGTATTTATACCATCCTATAACACCGACGGATGCCTCTGCTTTTGAGCAGTTTATGCTGCAAGCCAGCGATTACAGTTTCTTTGACGGTGTATTAAACTATACTGGGAATCAGGAATTGACGCCATTCTTCCAAGAATTAGATAAGAAAGGCCAGCATTAA
- a CDS encoding PAS domain-containing protein: protein MENANKPQEELLAELASLRKRISELEASQKILMTSEAKYRQIIENANSIIMVMDTKGNITFFNQFAQRFFGFYEKEILGKNVVGTIVSEKDLSGKDLVEMIQDIVQNPERHSVNENENIRSNGERVRVLWANKAIIGEDGSIKEILCIGNAVATNIQPPFCFG, encoded by the coding sequence ATGGAGAATGCAAATAAGCCCCAGGAAGAACTCCTCGCTGAATTAGCTTCGCTGCGTAAGCGGATTTCGGAATTAGAGGCTTCACAGAAGATATTAATGACTAGCGAAGCAAAATACAGGCAGATAATAGAAAACGCAAACAGTATTATCATGGTGATGGATACCAAAGGCAATATTACATTCTTTAACCAGTTCGCGCAGAGGTTCTTCGGTTTTTACGAGAAAGAGATACTGGGTAAGAACGTCGTCGGAACGATTGTTTCGGAAAAGGATTTATCCGGCAAGGATTTGGTAGAGATGATCCAGGATATCGTGCAAAACCCCGAGCGGCATTCGGTGAATGAAAACGAAAATATACGCAGTAACGGAGAGCGCGTGCGGGTTCTATGGGCCAATAAAGCCATTATCGGCGAAGACGGGAGCATCAAAGAAATCCTCTGTATCGGTAATGCCGTTGCTACGAATATCCAGCCGCCATTCTGTTTTGGTTAG